The Methylotenera sp. G11 genome includes a window with the following:
- the pabC gene encoding aminodeoxychorismate lyase encodes MLRNHSYLINGSLDQAISVFDRGFSYGDGVFRTMKIHNGLPISWPFHYQKLVADCAVIGIVCPSAELLMSDLQKLFEKELFSEDLTQVAKIIITRGEGERGYAPPVITVPTRVLIKSGLPHYAESNYQQGVQLHVCNIRLAAQPKLAGIKHLNRLENVLARMEWREDTIFDGLLLDQSGNVIECTMSNVFARFGTDLFTPDLSLCGVSGITRQRIFGLGNVLGLNVAEKSFTLDQLLQADEVIICNSLFGAFQVTGINNTRWPEQALAAKIRAVVSHD; translated from the coding sequence ATGCTACGCAATCATTCATATCTCATTAACGGCAGCCTTGATCAGGCGATTTCTGTCTTTGATCGCGGCTTTTCATATGGCGACGGTGTTTTCCGCACCATGAAAATCCATAATGGCTTGCCCATAAGCTGGCCATTTCATTACCAGAAATTAGTGGCCGACTGCGCGGTGATCGGCATCGTCTGTCCAAGTGCAGAATTGCTGATGAGCGACCTGCAGAAACTGTTTGAAAAAGAGCTTTTCTCTGAAGACCTGACCCAGGTAGCTAAAATCATTATCACGCGCGGTGAAGGTGAAAGAGGTTATGCACCGCCTGTCATTACGGTGCCGACCAGGGTGCTAATAAAATCCGGTTTACCGCATTATGCCGAATCTAATTATCAGCAGGGCGTGCAACTGCATGTCTGCAACATCAGGCTGGCTGCGCAGCCAAAACTTGCCGGCATCAAACATTTAAACCGCCTCGAGAATGTGCTGGCGCGCATGGAATGGCGTGAGGATACGATATTCGACGGCTTGCTGTTAGACCAGTCAGGTAACGTAATAGAATGCACCATGAGCAATGTATTTGCGCGCTTCGGCACTGATCTGTTTACGCCGGATTTAAGCCTGTGCGGCGTTTCCGGCATCACCAGGCAGCGCATATTCGGATTAGGCAACGTACTGGGATTGAACGTTGCGGAGAAATCCTTCACATTGGATCAGCTACTGCAAGCTGACGAAGTGATTATCTGCAATAGCCTGTTCGGCGCATTCCAGGTGACTGGAATCAATAATACCCGTTGGCCGGAGCAAGCTCTGGCTGCCAAAATAAGAGCTGTAGTGTCACATGATTAA
- the acpP gene encoding acyl carrier protein, with product MSDIEQRVKKIVAEQLGANEADVKNSSSFVDDLGADSLDTVELVMALEEEFDCEIPDEEAEKITTVQLAIDYINTNLK from the coding sequence ATGTCTGACATCGAACAACGCGTTAAAAAAATTGTTGCTGAACAACTAGGTGCAAATGAAGCTGATGTTAAAAACTCATCATCATTTGTAGATGATTTGGGAGCTGACTCACTGGATACAGTAGAGTTGGTGATGGCGCTAGAAGAAGAGTTTGACTGCGAAATTCCTGATGAAGAAGCAGAAAAAATCACTACAGTTCAATTAGCGATTGATTACATCAATACTAACCTCAAATAA
- the fabG gene encoding 3-oxoacyl-ACP reductase FabG, producing the protein MLTGQIALVTGASRGIGAAIAIELGKQGATVIGTATSENGASSISGTLAAAGIKGEGMALDVNDAAQIEATLKAISEKYGEVSVLVNNAGITRDTLLMRMKDDDWDAVLSTNLTSVYRMSQAVLRPMMKARTGRIISISSVVGHMGNAGQTNYAAAKAGMTGFTKSLAAEVGSRGITVNCVAPGFIETDMTAELPEDITTKMLSRIPVGRLGSVKEIAATVAFLASPSAAYITGETIHVNGGMLMV; encoded by the coding sequence ATGTTAACTGGACAAATCGCTTTAGTTACCGGCGCCAGCCGCGGCATTGGCGCTGCCATCGCCATCGAGCTGGGCAAACAAGGCGCGACCGTGATCGGTACCGCCACTTCAGAAAATGGCGCATCATCAATCTCGGGCACCCTGGCTGCCGCCGGCATCAAAGGTGAAGGCATGGCTTTAGATGTCAACGATGCGGCGCAGATTGAAGCTACATTAAAAGCCATCAGCGAGAAATACGGTGAGGTCAGTGTGCTGGTAAATAACGCCGGCATTACACGTGACACCTTGCTGATGCGCATGAAGGATGATGACTGGGATGCAGTATTAAGCACCAACCTGACTTCAGTTTACCGCATGAGCCAGGCAGTATTGCGCCCAATGATGAAAGCCAGAACCGGGCGCATCATCAGCATTTCATCAGTAGTGGGCCATATGGGCAATGCCGGTCAAACCAATTACGCTGCTGCCAAAGCCGGCATGACAGGTTTTACCAAGTCATTGGCGGCAGAAGTGGGCAGCCGGGGCATTACCGTGAACTGTGTCGCACCTGGCTTCATCGAAACCGACATGACGGCGGAACTGCCTGAAGATATCACCACAAAAATGCTGTCACGTATCCCGGTAGGCCGCCTGGGTTCAGTCAAGGAAATAGCTGCGACCGTTGCGTTCCTGGCGTCTCCGAGCGCTGCCTATATCACAGGGGAAACCATACACGTCAATGGCGGAATGTTAATGGTATAG
- the fabF gene encoding beta-ketoacyl-ACP synthase II, whose translation MSKRRVVVTGLGVVSPVGIGVKTAWDNLIAGKSGIAQITKFDASAFSSTIAGEVKDFNAEDFIPAKDARRMDTFIQYGLAAAIEAVKDSGIVATEENAERIGVSIGSGIGGMQLIEDTDLLYQASGPRKISPFFIPGTIINMISGNLSIMFGFKGPNVAIVTACTTGTHSIGDASRMIEYGDADVMIAGGAEAAITRLSVGGFAASRALSTRNDDPATASRPWDKDRDGFVIGEGAGVLVLEEYEHAKKRGAKIYAELSGYGMSADAYHMTAPNMDGPRRSMRNAMNNAGINADQVQFVNAHGTSTPLGDANETNAIKAAFGDHAHKLVVNSTKSMTGHLLGGAGGLESVFTVLSIHHQVSPPTINIFNQDPECDLDYCANTARDMKIDYALKNNFGFGGTNGSLVFKKV comes from the coding sequence ATGTCTAAACGTAGAGTTGTCGTTACGGGCCTTGGCGTTGTTTCACCTGTAGGTATCGGTGTAAAAACTGCCTGGGATAATCTTATTGCCGGCAAATCCGGCATCGCGCAAATCACCAAATTCGATGCAAGCGCATTTTCATCAACGATTGCCGGCGAAGTAAAAGACTTCAATGCTGAAGACTTCATACCTGCCAAAGATGCCAGACGGATGGACACTTTCATTCAATATGGTCTGGCAGCGGCTATCGAGGCTGTTAAAGATTCCGGTATCGTTGCAACTGAAGAAAATGCCGAGCGCATCGGCGTTTCAATCGGCTCCGGCATTGGCGGTATGCAGCTGATCGAGGACACTGACCTGCTTTATCAGGCATCCGGCCCGCGCAAGATTTCACCGTTCTTCATTCCCGGCACCATTATCAACATGATTTCCGGTAATTTATCGATCATGTTCGGCTTTAAAGGTCCGAATGTGGCGATTGTGACTGCCTGTACAACAGGTACACACTCTATCGGTGATGCGTCACGCATGATTGAATACGGCGATGCCGACGTGATGATTGCAGGTGGCGCAGAAGCCGCAATCACACGCCTTAGTGTTGGGGGCTTCGCTGCTTCACGTGCACTGTCAACCCGCAATGACGACCCGGCGACAGCTAGCCGTCCATGGGATAAAGACCGCGACGGCTTTGTAATCGGTGAGGGTGCTGGTGTACTGGTACTTGAAGAATACGAACACGCTAAAAAGCGCGGCGCAAAGATCTATGCCGAGCTTAGCGGCTATGGCATGAGTGCGGATGCGTATCACATGACAGCACCCAATATGGACGGTCCTCGCCGCTCAATGCGCAACGCCATGAACAACGCAGGCATCAATGCGGATCAGGTGCAGTTCGTGAATGCGCACGGCACGTCTACACCATTAGGTGATGCCAACGAAACCAATGCTATCAAGGCAGCATTCGGTGACCATGCGCATAAGCTGGTGGTTAACTCAACTAAATCAATGACAGGTCACCTGTTAGGCGGCGCTGGTGGATTGGAGTCTGTGTTTACGGTGTTATCCATCCATCACCAGGTGTCTCCGCCAACCATCAATATTTTCAACCAGGATCCTGAATGCGACCTGGATTACTGTGCAAATACTGCACGGGATATGAAAATCGACTATGCGTTGAAAAACAATTTCGGTTTCGGCGGCACTAACGGTAGCCTGGTGTTTAAAAAAGTCTAA
- the mltG gene encoding endolytic transglycosylase MltG, whose amino-acid sequence MIKKIKRWLLLSIISAILFSAWLVHYAISPLKLQPSSQEILIQPKSGLKSIANQLVAQGVLKEPWRFMFLARLLNKEQYLQAGTYTLNKNISPYQLLLSLNHGKTTQGSITFIEGRTFEQMRQKLAVNDAVRQSIKGLSEADILKLIGSPYTVAEGLFFPDTFYFDRNSPDIELLRISYNAMQTKLEKAWQGRDQNLPYKDSYQALIMASIIEKETGKADERPMIAGVFVNRLRLGMRLQTDPTVIYGMGIRFDGNIRKKDLSIDTPYNTYTRSGLPPTPIAMPGMAAIEAALHPADTKALYFVGKGDGSHAFSNNLDEHNRAVVKYQLKK is encoded by the coding sequence ATGATTAAAAAAATAAAAAGATGGTTGCTGCTATCCATCATTAGCGCCATATTATTCAGTGCCTGGCTGGTGCATTATGCGATCTCGCCTTTGAAACTTCAGCCCAGCAGCCAGGAAATCCTGATCCAACCCAAGAGCGGGCTTAAAAGCATTGCCAATCAACTGGTTGCACAGGGCGTGTTAAAAGAACCCTGGCGATTTATGTTTCTGGCCAGGTTATTGAACAAAGAGCAATACCTGCAAGCCGGCACCTACACGCTTAACAAAAACATTTCTCCTTACCAGCTGCTGCTGTCATTAAACCATGGCAAGACCACCCAAGGCAGCATCACGTTTATTGAAGGTCGTACTTTCGAACAGATGCGCCAGAAATTGGCGGTTAATGATGCCGTCAGGCAAAGCATAAAAGGCTTATCTGAGGCAGATATCCTGAAATTAATCGGTTCACCGTATACTGTGGCAGAAGGCCTATTTTTTCCGGATACTTTTTATTTTGACCGCAACAGCCCGGATATTGAACTGCTCAGGATCAGTTATAACGCAATGCAGACGAAACTGGAAAAAGCATGGCAGGGCAGAGACCAGAACTTGCCGTATAAGGACAGCTACCAGGCTTTAATCATGGCCTCTATTATTGAAAAAGAGACCGGAAAAGCCGATGAGCGACCAATGATTGCCGGGGTTTTTGTTAACAGGCTGCGCCTGGGCATGCGTTTGCAGACCGATCCTACGGTCATTTACGGCATGGGGATCAGGTTTGATGGCAACATCCGCAAAAAAGACCTGTCTATTGATACGCCTTACAATACCTATACCCGTAGCGGCTTGCCTCCCACACCGATTGCCATGCCGGGGATGGCGGCAATCGAAGCAGCTTTGCATCCAGCTGACACTAAAGCACTGTATTTCGTAGGCAAGGGTGATGGCAGCCACGCGTTTTCCAACAACTTAGACGAACATAACCGTGCAGTCGTCAAATATCAGTTAAAAAAATAA
- the tmk gene encoding dTMP kinase — protein sequence MTAKFITLEGMDGAGKSTHIPRIIEILKTRGREVVSTREPGGTPLGERLRELLLHEAMHAETETLLMFAARREHIAQIIAPALARGAYVLSDRFTDATFAYQSGAKGVPADKVEILEQWVQEDLQPDMTLLFDVPVEISIARLAGARSPDKFERESADFFTKIRDAYLERARQNPQRFRIVDASKSLGEVAKAVEDIIATI from the coding sequence ATGACAGCAAAATTTATCACTTTAGAAGGAATGGATGGTGCGGGTAAAAGCACGCACATCCCCAGAATCATAGAAATACTCAAAACCCGCGGACGTGAGGTCGTATCAACCCGCGAACCGGGCGGCACGCCTTTGGGAGAGCGCCTGCGCGAACTGCTGCTGCATGAGGCAATGCATGCGGAGACTGAAACCTTGCTCATGTTTGCAGCAAGGCGTGAGCATATCGCCCAAATCATCGCCCCCGCGCTGGCACGAGGTGCCTATGTGCTTTCAGACCGTTTCACAGATGCCACTTTTGCCTATCAGAGCGGCGCAAAGGGCGTTCCTGCCGACAAAGTGGAAATACTTGAGCAATGGGTGCAAGAGGATTTACAGCCGGACATGACGCTTTTATTCGATGTGCCGGTTGAAATCAGTATCGCAAGGCTTGCCGGCGCGCGCAGCCCTGACAAATTTGAGCGCGAATCAGCAGACTTCTTTACAAAAATCCGCGATGCATACCTGGAGCGAGCCCGCCAGAATCCACAAAGATTCAGGATCGTCGACGCCAGCAAGTCGCTGGGAGAAGTTGCCAAGGCGGTTGAAGATATTATTGCAACCATATAA